In Halovivax gelatinilyticus, the following are encoded in one genomic region:
- a CDS encoding DUF2249 domain-containing protein, producing the protein MPALNADRTLDVREVDGEPFGPIMTELDALEADETFLLINSFEPKPLFEVLSQRGFSYDSTRVDADEWHVEISHD; encoded by the coding sequence ATGCCAGCATTGAATGCCGATCGGACCCTCGACGTTCGCGAAGTAGACGGCGAACCGTTCGGGCCCATCATGACCGAACTCGACGCGCTCGAGGCCGACGAAACGTTCCTGTTGATAAATAGCTTCGAGCCGAAGCCGCTGTTCGAGGTGCTCTCTCAGCGAGGCTTTTCCTACGACTCGACGCGGGTCGACGCCGACGAGTGGCACGTCGAAATCAGTCACGACTGA
- a CDS encoding universal stress protein has translation MAQHVLIPVDGSAHGFAGLEYAVASFPDATITAVCVVNPAREHVVELDSPLSSREALEERAANILERATERAANAGGECRTTIETGSPHTEILRLAVEEDVDHIVMGSHGESPITRPFLGRVSEAVVRRSPVSTTVVPETPAELSRRTLPGKILLPIDGSEQAEAALEFAVKTFPDGDHTALHVLAMTLDRSRDTVRGTYLEEVLADLENRGAKILSSATSLADEFGVTVETDTALGKPAAEIVAYAQTHEYDQIVMGSHGRSIRELGITGSIAERVVRRSPVTVTLVGGQPDEA, from the coding sequence ATGGCTCAACACGTCCTCATTCCGGTCGACGGATCGGCTCACGGCTTCGCCGGCCTCGAGTACGCCGTCGCGTCGTTTCCCGACGCCACGATCACGGCGGTCTGCGTCGTAAACCCGGCACGAGAACACGTCGTGGAACTCGACTCGCCGCTCTCGTCCCGCGAAGCGCTCGAAGAGCGAGCAGCGAACATCCTCGAGCGAGCCACCGAGCGCGCAGCGAACGCCGGAGGCGAGTGTCGGACGACGATCGAGACCGGCTCACCGCACACGGAGATCCTCCGCCTCGCCGTCGAAGAAGACGTCGACCACATCGTGATGGGAAGCCACGGCGAGTCGCCGATCACCCGCCCGTTTCTGGGCCGAGTCAGCGAGGCCGTCGTCCGGCGATCGCCCGTGTCGACGACGGTCGTCCCCGAGACGCCCGCCGAACTGAGCCGGCGCACCCTCCCCGGCAAGATCCTGCTCCCGATCGACGGCTCGGAACAGGCCGAGGCGGCCCTCGAATTCGCCGTAAAAACGTTCCCGGACGGCGACCACACCGCACTGCACGTCCTAGCGATGACGCTCGATCGGTCGCGGGACACTGTCCGAGGCACGTACCTCGAGGAGGTGCTCGCCGATCTCGAAAATCGCGGCGCGAAGATCCTCTCGTCCGCGACGTCGCTGGCCGACGAGTTCGGTGTGACGGTAGAGACGGACACCGCGCTCGGGAAACCCGCAGCCGAGATCGTCGCCTACGCGCAGACCCACGAATACGACCAGATCGTCATGGGCAGTCACGGCCGATCGATCCGCGAGTTAGGTATCACCGGGTCGATTGCCGAACGGGTCGTTCGTCGGTCGCCGGTGACCGTGACGCTCGTCGGCGGCCAACCCGACGAAGCGTGA